One genomic segment of Bradyrhizobium prioriisuperbiae includes these proteins:
- a CDS encoding DUF262 domain-containing protein produces MKMTPWEPDLKTVVDRINNEDIDLQPEFQRQEIWSPSKKKKLIDTIIRGWSIPPVFLVVRADGRMDVLDGQQRLAAIRDFVQNEFTIDGNITPSDPRVVALHGKYYRSLSRSDQRLLDQYTLRCFRITDYLPDEPSELFYRLNQPSMLTAGEQRNAFYGPAREQLKALVGDFEAGDNSKKTIGFSNARLAYDDIIARLLFFLEARTFAIKSTETLISQRFKERDEFSPETVSAASVSINLFSRSREQASSIRLNKASALSWLLFFARFREDPTPDFSFMSRFGGEGGLFARNYIPEAASVFQNRASLRVTDVSSVVYRDFALWYSYIYALDASLPVSVDRGACVSVHDALSQRNDATFEYAVSQLVNTEKWSRLS; encoded by the coding sequence ATGAAGATGACTCCTTGGGAGCCGGATCTTAAAACTGTTGTTGATAGAATAAATAATGAAGATATTGACCTGCAGCCCGAATTTCAGCGGCAAGAGATTTGGTCGCCAAGCAAGAAGAAGAAACTAATCGATACGATAATCCGAGGGTGGTCTATTCCTCCCGTTTTCCTCGTCGTTCGGGCAGATGGCAGGATGGACGTTTTAGATGGCCAGCAACGGCTCGCAGCCATCCGCGATTTCGTTCAAAATGAATTCACAATCGATGGCAACATAACTCCTAGCGATCCTCGCGTAGTTGCTCTTCACGGTAAGTACTATCGTTCACTTAGCCGCTCGGATCAGCGCCTACTTGATCAATATACTCTGCGATGTTTCCGAATTACTGACTACCTGCCCGATGAGCCGAGTGAACTTTTTTATCGTTTAAATCAGCCAAGCATGCTGACAGCGGGAGAGCAGCGTAATGCGTTTTATGGGCCGGCGAGAGAACAGCTAAAGGCTCTGGTCGGGGATTTTGAAGCCGGCGACAATAGCAAGAAGACGATTGGCTTCTCTAACGCCCGATTGGCCTACGATGATATTATAGCGCGTTTGTTGTTTTTCCTCGAAGCAAGAACGTTCGCTATCAAGAGCACGGAAACCCTAATATCGCAGCGTTTCAAAGAACGAGATGAGTTCAGCCCGGAAACTGTTTCTGCTGCGTCGGTCAGCATCAATCTATTTTCAAGGTCGCGAGAGCAAGCCTCGTCTATTCGTCTGAATAAAGCGAGCGCGCTGAGTTGGCTGCTCTTCTTTGCGCGCTTTAGAGAGGATCCGACTCCCGATTTTTCTTTCATGTCTCGCTTTGGAGGTGAGGGCGGGCTATTCGCCCGGAACTATATTCCTGAGGCAGCAAGTGTCTTCCAGAATAGGGCGAGCTTACGTGTCACCGACGTATCTTCAGTCGTCTACCGGGACTTTGCATTATGGTACTCTTATATTTATGCGCTCGACGCCTCTCTTCCCGTAAGCGTGGACAGGGGGGCGTGCGTCAGCGTTCATGATGCACTGAGTCAACGGAATGATGCGACATTTGAGTACGCGGTGTCGCAGCTTGTGAACACTGAAAAGTGGAGCAGGCTTTCGTGA
- a CDS encoding efflux RND transporter permease subunit, with product MNLSELSIRRPVMTTLLTASIIAFGVFGFRLLPVSALPKVDFPTIQVSATLPGANADTMAASVAGPIERQLSTIAGISSMSSSSSQGTTSITIQFDLNRNIDAASLDVQTALTIAQRRLPIEMTTPPSFRKVNPADFPVLFISLSSDTLPLSAVNEYGDITMGQAISQIPGVAQVLIYGSQKFAIRVQADPEAAAARGLSLEDIRTAVSRANSSTPVGTLNGPQQDIALQASAQLDKARDYNQVVVAWRNGSPVKLEEVAKIYDSVENDKVATWLDGKRAIVLAIQKQPDANTVAVVDGVRAKIPALRAQVPPSVQVDVMMDRSVSVRQAVADVEETLLIAIALVIMVIFLFLRSASATFIPALAVPISLIGTCAFMYLFDFSINNMTLLALTLSVGFVVDDAIVMLENIVRHIEHGMRPYEAALKGAREIGFTILSITFSLIAVFIPVLLMGGIVGRVFREFAVTISIAIVVSGFVSLTLTPMLCARILKAHDPDHKPNIVLRAFEAMFASWLRAYEWALDRVLAYKFVMLLVTFATLGGTVWLYTVVPKGFFPQEDTGFLIGVTEAATDTSFEAMSARQQVLAGIMKQDPAIEYVNSTVGSGGPNATANYGRLFIALKPQDQRDPAPKVIARLRQKATQVPGLQAFFQSIQNLNIGGRVSKSQYQYVMQSGDTEALYRLAPDMSSKIAKIPGLLDVTTDLYIKNPQMTVEIDREKAAVYGVTADQVRNQLFNAYGARQVGTIYMPSNDYQIILEAQPQFRVDPSDLSKLYMKTADNRTIPLEAVARMVPTVGPLQINHQGQQPAVTISFNLAPGVSLGYAVDKITGLEQQSNLPVTIVTGFSGTAQVFQESLRGQGVLILAAVFAAFVILGILYESFIHPITIISGLPSAGIGAILTLMLFNMELSVIAMIGIVMLVGIVKKNAIMMVDFALERRRVGLSAEHAIREAALLRFRPIMMTTFAAIFGTLPIALGTGAGAELRQPLGVAVVGGLCLSQLLTLFITPVIYIYLDRIDRRLKRRLDPELREEAEGERPRVVAAE from the coding sequence ATGAACCTGTCGGAACTGTCGATCCGCCGGCCGGTGATGACGACGCTGCTGACGGCGTCGATCATCGCGTTCGGCGTGTTCGGTTTCCGGCTGCTGCCGGTCTCGGCGCTGCCCAAGGTCGATTTCCCGACCATCCAGGTCTCCGCCACGCTGCCCGGCGCCAATGCCGACACCATGGCGGCGTCGGTCGCCGGACCCATCGAGCGGCAGCTCTCGACCATCGCCGGCATTTCCTCGATGTCGTCGTCGTCGTCCCAGGGCACGACCTCGATCACCATCCAGTTCGACCTCAACCGCAACATCGACGCGGCCTCGCTCGACGTGCAGACCGCGCTGACCATCGCCCAGCGCCGCCTGCCGATCGAGATGACCACGCCGCCGAGTTTCCGGAAGGTCAATCCGGCCGATTTCCCGGTGCTGTTCATCTCGCTGAGCTCGGACACCCTGCCGCTGTCCGCCGTCAATGAATACGGCGACATCACCATGGGGCAGGCGATCTCCCAGATTCCGGGCGTCGCCCAGGTCTTGATCTATGGCAGCCAGAAGTTCGCCATCCGTGTCCAGGCCGATCCGGAGGCCGCCGCCGCCCGCGGCCTGTCGCTGGAGGACATCCGCACCGCCGTGTCGCGCGCCAATTCCTCGACGCCTGTGGGCACGCTGAACGGTCCGCAGCAGGACATCGCGCTGCAGGCCTCGGCCCAGCTCGACAAGGCCCGGGATTACAACCAGGTCGTGGTGGCCTGGCGCAACGGCTCCCCGGTCAAGCTGGAGGAAGTCGCCAAGATCTATGACAGTGTCGAGAACGACAAGGTCGCCACCTGGCTCGACGGCAAGCGGGCCATCGTGCTGGCCATCCAGAAGCAGCCGGATGCCAACACGGTCGCGGTGGTCGACGGCGTGCGGGCGAAGATTCCGGCCCTGCGGGCCCAGGTTCCACCCTCGGTCCAGGTCGACGTCATGATGGACCGCTCGGTCTCGGTCCGCCAGGCCGTCGCCGACGTCGAGGAGACCCTGCTGATCGCCATCGCGCTGGTCATCATGGTGATCTTCCTGTTCCTGCGCTCGGCCTCCGCCACCTTCATCCCGGCCCTGGCGGTGCCGATCTCGCTGATCGGCACCTGCGCCTTCATGTACCTCTTTGATTTCTCCATCAACAATATGACGCTGCTGGCGCTGACGCTCTCGGTCGGCTTCGTGGTCGACGACGCCATCGTCATGCTGGAGAACATCGTCCGCCACATCGAGCACGGCATGCGGCCCTATGAGGCCGCGCTGAAGGGCGCCCGGGAAATCGGCTTCACCATCCTGTCGATCACCTTCTCGCTGATCGCCGTGTTCATTCCGGTGCTGCTGATGGGCGGCATCGTCGGCCGCGTGTTCCGCGAATTCGCCGTCACCATTTCAATCGCGATCGTGGTGTCGGGCTTCGTCTCGCTGACCCTGACCCCGATGCTCTGCGCGCGCATCCTGAAAGCCCATGATCCCGACCACAAGCCGAACATCGTGCTGCGCGCCTTCGAAGCCATGTTTGCGTCCTGGCTGCGCGCCTATGAGTGGGCGCTGGACCGGGTGCTGGCCTACAAATTCGTCATGCTGCTGGTGACGTTCGCGACGCTCGGCGGCACCGTGTGGCTCTACACGGTCGTGCCCAAGGGCTTCTTCCCGCAGGAGGACACCGGCTTCCTGATCGGCGTCACCGAAGCCGCCACCGACACCTCGTTCGAGGCGATGTCGGCGCGCCAGCAGGTGCTGGCCGGCATCATGAAACAGGACCCGGCCATCGAGTACGTCAACAGCACCGTCGGCTCCGGCGGCCCGAATGCCACCGCGAACTACGGCCGCCTGTTCATCGCGCTGAAGCCGCAGGACCAGCGCGATCCCGCGCCGAAGGTGATCGCGCGGCTGCGCCAGAAGGCGACGCAGGTGCCGGGCCTGCAGGCGTTCTTCCAGAGCATCCAGAACCTCAACATCGGCGGCCGGGTCTCCAAGAGCCAGTATCAATATGTGATGCAGAGCGGCGACACCGAAGCGCTCTATCGCCTCGCGCCGGACATGAGCAGCAAGATCGCGAAGATCCCGGGCCTGCTCGACGTCACCACCGACCTCTACATCAAGAACCCGCAGATGACGGTGGAGATCGACCGCGAGAAGGCGGCGGTCTACGGCGTCACCGCCGACCAGGTGCGCAACCAGCTGTTCAACGCCTATGGCGCCCGCCAGGTCGGCACCATCTACATGCCCTCCAACGACTACCAGATCATCCTGGAGGCGCAGCCGCAGTTCCGGGTCGATCCCTCCGACCTGTCAAAGCTCTACATGAAGACGGCCGATAACCGCACCATCCCGCTGGAAGCGGTGGCGCGCATGGTGCCGACCGTCGGCCCGCTGCAGATCAACCACCAGGGCCAGCAGCCCGCGGTGACCATCTCGTTCAACCTCGCGCCCGGCGTCTCGCTGGGCTATGCGGTGGACAAGATCACCGGGCTGGAGCAGCAGTCGAACCTGCCGGTGACCATCGTCACCGGCTTCTCCGGCACCGCGCAGGTGTTCCAGGAATCGCTGCGCGGGCAGGGCGTCCTGATCCTCGCCGCGGTGTTCGCCGCCTTCGTCATCCTCGGCATTCTCTACGAGAGCTTCATCCACCCCATCACCATCATCTCCGGTCTCCCTTCGGCCGGCATCGGCGCCATCCTGACCTTGATGCTGTTCAACATGGAGCTGTCGGTGATCGCCATGATCGGCATCGTCATGCTGGTCGGCATCGTCAAGAAGAACGCCATCATGATGGTGGACTTCGCGCTCGAGCGCCGCCGCGTGGGCCTCAGCGCCGAACACGCCATCCGCGAAGCGGCCTTGCTGCGTTTTCGCCCGATCATGATGACCACCTTCGCCGCGATTTTCGGCACCCTGCCGATCGCACTCGGCACCGGCGCCGGCGCCGAACTGCGCCAGCCTCTTGGCGTGGCCGTCGTCGGCGGCCTGTGCCTGTCGCAACTGCTGACGCTGTTCATCACGCCGGTGATCTATATCTACCTCGACCGGATTGATCGGCGGTTGAAGAGGCGGCTGGATCCGGAGTTGCGGGAGGAGGCGGAGGGGGAGCGGCCGCGGGTGGTGGCGGCGGAGTGA
- a CDS encoding efflux RND transporter periplasmic adaptor subunit: MKTRHLLIAAGLLVAIGFGAYQTKPSWFTRGDAAQAPVRARTVSVEVAKAERKPVPVDVDSIGTVTPISSVALKSRLETTITSVHFEDGARVKEGDLLFTLDGRQLDAQIAQAEATLARDQSQLAGAERDLRRYTELIGKGATTQVNVDNTKTQVDTLKGTILADEAALENLRVQKTFTLIKAPIAGRISAAMVKVGNFVRPADLTPLATINQMVPVYVTFAIPQRVLAELRDAMKADGSSVVATIPGSKRSETGKIAMVENTVDATTGMITVRGIMENATETLWPGTLVSTRLTVRTEHAVVVPSVAVQRSQTGNFVFVIADGTAHVQPVTVLRTSQGLSVVETGLKGDEQVVIDGQLLLSEGTKVEVRTRKAGA; this comes from the coding sequence ATGAAGACACGTCATCTGCTGATTGCGGCGGGGTTGCTGGTTGCCATCGGTTTCGGCGCTTACCAGACCAAGCCATCCTGGTTCACGCGCGGTGATGCCGCGCAGGCCCCGGTCCGCGCGCGAACGGTGTCGGTCGAAGTCGCAAAGGCCGAGCGCAAGCCGGTTCCCGTCGACGTCGATTCCATCGGAACCGTGACCCCGATTTCCAGCGTGGCGCTGAAGTCGCGGCTGGAAACCACCATCACATCGGTGCACTTCGAAGACGGCGCCCGGGTCAAGGAGGGCGACCTGCTGTTCACCCTGGACGGCCGCCAGCTCGACGCCCAGATCGCCCAGGCCGAAGCGACGCTCGCCCGGGATCAGTCCCAGCTCGCCGGAGCCGAGCGTGACCTGCGCCGCTACACCGAGCTGATCGGCAAGGGCGCCACCACCCAGGTCAATGTCGACAACACCAAGACCCAGGTCGACACCCTGAAGGGGACCATCCTGGCCGACGAGGCGGCACTCGAAAATCTCAGGGTCCAGAAGACCTTCACCCTGATCAAGGCGCCGATCGCGGGCCGGATCAGCGCCGCCATGGTCAAGGTCGGCAATTTCGTGCGGCCGGCGGACCTGACGCCGCTCGCCACTATCAACCAGATGGTGCCGGTGTATGTGACCTTCGCCATTCCCCAGCGCGTGCTCGCCGAGCTGCGCGACGCCATGAAGGCGGACGGCTCCTCCGTCGTCGCCACCATCCCCGGCAGCAAGCGCTCGGAGACCGGCAAGATCGCCATGGTGGAAAACACCGTCGATGCGACCACCGGCATGATCACCGTGCGCGGCATCATGGAGAACGCCACCGAGACGCTGTGGCCGGGCACGCTGGTGTCGACCCGGCTGACCGTGCGCACCGAACATGCGGTCGTGGTGCCTTCGGTGGCCGTGCAGCGCAGCCAGACCGGCAACTTCGTGTTCGTGATCGCGGATGGCACCGCCCATGTCCAGCCGGTGACGGTGCTGCGCACCTCGCAGGGCCTCTCGGTGGTCGAGACCGGCCTCAAGGGCGACGAGCAGGTGGTGATCGACGGGCAGTTGCTGCTGTCTGAGGGCACCAAGGTCGAGGTCCGCACGCGCAAGGCGGGAGCGTAG
- a CDS encoding sugar-binding transcriptional regulator: protein MPIRLAEQIIHKAAWLYYTHGLRQDEVAAKLNISRASVAMYLRKARESGIVNISASTQLFAEDVLARELEDAYALDGAWVVPHAEPTGDKADVPQVAAAVFVEQVQRGDHIGIAWGRTVYAIADVMSYADLQDVTVVQLCGNLGAPYDYRPDQCTMEIARRLNAKGLNFYAPLVLSSEELADRLREEPVIRQQLASISECSLALHSVGTVDEDSHVVTCGALAPKAMRALAKSGAAGVIAGQIIDASGQALDCSYNRRVISADLGSIRAIRKRLMVVQEDVKLAPLKAALAGGLCSHLVTTAWMARRLVDDAGKARA, encoded by the coding sequence ATGCCGATCCGGCTGGCGGAACAGATCATTCACAAGGCCGCGTGGCTTTATTACACCCACGGCCTTCGCCAGGACGAGGTCGCCGCAAAGCTCAACATCTCGCGCGCGTCGGTCGCGATGTATCTGCGCAAGGCGCGCGAGAGCGGCATCGTCAACATCTCCGCATCGACACAGCTGTTCGCTGAGGACGTGCTGGCCCGCGAACTGGAAGACGCCTACGCCCTCGACGGCGCCTGGGTGGTTCCACATGCTGAACCCACGGGCGACAAGGCCGATGTGCCGCAAGTGGCCGCCGCGGTGTTCGTGGAACAGGTGCAGCGCGGCGACCATATCGGCATCGCCTGGGGCCGCACCGTCTATGCCATTGCGGATGTGATGTCCTACGCGGACCTGCAGGATGTCACGGTCGTGCAGCTCTGCGGCAATCTCGGCGCGCCTTACGATTACCGTCCCGACCAGTGCACCATGGAAATCGCCCGCCGGCTCAACGCCAAGGGGCTCAATTTCTATGCGCCGCTGGTGCTGAGCTCGGAAGAGCTGGCCGACCGGTTGCGCGAGGAGCCGGTGATCCGCCAGCAGCTCGCCAGTATCAGCGAATGCAGCCTCGCGCTCCATTCGGTCGGCACCGTGGACGAAGACAGCCATGTGGTGACCTGCGGCGCGCTGGCGCCGAAGGCGATGCGCGCGCTGGCGAAATCCGGCGCCGCCGGTGTCATTGCGGGACAGATCATCGACGCGTCGGGACAAGCGCTGGACTGCAGCTACAACCGCCGGGTGATTTCCGCCGATCTCGGCTCCATCCGCGCCATCCGCAAACGCCTGATGGTGGTGCAGGAGGACGTCAAGCTCGCGCCGCTGAAGGCCGCGCTGGCCGGCGGTCTCTGTTCGCATCTGGTGACCACGGCATGGATGGCGCGACGGCTGGTTGATGATGCCGGCAAGGCGAGAGCGTGA
- a CDS encoding bifunctional aldolase/short-chain dehydrogenase, with the protein MKNLWNDTTAETLIADYAKRNIDRQLALRVYTTRLLGGDPRLVLHGGGNTSVKMKVTDLVGDSWDVLCVKGSGWDMAVIEPPGLPAVKLDALLKARKLNSLSDEDMVALQRANLIDPSSPNPSVETLLHAFLPHTFVDHTHSTAILAIVDQINSEALSREVFGPKMGFVPYIKPGFDLAKAAADIYDANPAVEGLILDKHGIFTFGDTARDAYDRMIHYVTLAEDYVAKHGKPAPQSVVLPKRIATAADFTSALRGAVAVHHGEGRFDRMVSDFRTSPEIIAFLNSPRLAELARIGVSTPDLSIRIKTGPMVLPAPDADQLETWPAVIREHVGRFVHDYTAYFQANNARDDIKRTMLDPMPRLTLVPGLGMFGHGRTLKDARIASDIGEMWIEAVRGAEAIGSFKPLTHPELFELEYWSLEQAKLAANKPKPLTGQVALITGGAGAIGAATAKLFATNGAHVVVVDLDVDKAAAVAKATGNDSIGIGCDITDPAALRVAFDRAVAHYGGLDILVSNAGAAWEGGIGEIDDALLRKSFELNFFAHQNAAQNAVRIFKQQGTGGVLLFNTSKQAVNPGPKFGAYGLPKAATLFLSRQYALEYGPLGIRANAVNADRIRSGLLTDEMIANRSKARSLSEKDYMSGNLLGLEVTADHVAQAFLHHALAERTTGDVTTVDGGNIAAALR; encoded by the coding sequence ATGAAAAACCTCTGGAACGACACCACCGCCGAAACGCTCATTGCCGACTACGCCAAGCGCAACATCGACCGCCAGCTCGCGTTGCGCGTCTACACCACCCGCCTGCTAGGCGGCGATCCGCGGCTGGTGCTGCATGGCGGCGGCAACACATCGGTGAAGATGAAAGTCACTGACCTGGTCGGCGACAGCTGGGATGTGCTGTGCGTCAAGGGCAGCGGCTGGGACATGGCGGTGATCGAGCCGCCGGGCCTGCCGGCGGTCAAGCTCGACGCGCTGCTCAAAGCGCGCAAGCTCAACAGCCTGTCCGACGAGGACATGGTGGCGCTGCAGCGCGCCAACCTGATCGATCCCTCCTCGCCCAACCCGTCGGTCGAAACCCTGCTGCATGCCTTCCTGCCGCACACCTTCGTCGACCACACCCACTCCACCGCGATCCTGGCGATCGTCGACCAAATCAACAGCGAGGCGCTGAGCCGCGAGGTGTTTGGTCCCAAGATGGGTTTCGTGCCCTACATCAAGCCGGGCTTCGATCTCGCCAAGGCCGCGGCCGATATCTATGACGCCAATCCGGCGGTGGAAGGCCTGATCCTGGACAAGCACGGCATCTTCACCTTCGGCGACACCGCGCGCGATGCCTATGACCGCATGATCCATTATGTGACGCTGGCGGAGGATTACGTCGCCAAACACGGCAAACCGGCGCCGCAATCGGTGGTGTTGCCGAAGCGGATCGCGACTGCGGCGGATTTCACATCCGCGCTGCGCGGCGCGGTCGCCGTCCATCACGGCGAAGGCCGCTTCGACCGGATGGTCAGCGACTTCCGCACGTCGCCGGAGATTATCGCGTTCCTCAATTCGCCGCGGCTGGCGGAGTTGGCCAGGATCGGCGTCTCCACGCCGGATCTGTCGATCCGCATCAAAACAGGTCCGATGGTGCTGCCCGCCCCCGACGCCGACCAGTTGGAGACATGGCCTGCGGTGATCCGCGAGCATGTGGGCCGCTTCGTGCACGACTACACGGCCTATTTCCAAGCCAATAACGCCCGCGACGATATCAAGCGCACCATGCTCGACCCGATGCCGCGCCTGACACTGGTGCCCGGACTCGGGATGTTCGGCCACGGCCGCACGCTCAAGGACGCGCGGATTGCCTCCGACATCGGCGAGATGTGGATCGAGGCAGTGCGCGGCGCCGAGGCGATCGGCAGTTTCAAACCGCTGACGCATCCGGAGCTGTTCGAACTGGAATACTGGTCGCTGGAGCAGGCCAAACTCGCCGCCAACAAGCCGAAGCCGCTGACCGGCCAGGTGGCCCTGATCACCGGCGGCGCCGGCGCCATCGGTGCCGCCACAGCCAAACTGTTCGCGACCAATGGCGCGCATGTGGTGGTGGTGGATCTCGACGTCGACAAGGCGGCCGCCGTGGCGAAAGCCACCGGCAACGATTCCATTGGGATCGGTTGTGACATCACGGACCCGGCGGCGCTGCGTGTCGCGTTCGACCGCGCTGTGGCGCACTACGGCGGTTTGGATATTTTGGTGTCCAACGCCGGCGCCGCCTGGGAAGGCGGCATCGGCGAGATCGACGATGCGCTGCTGCGCAAGAGCTTCGAGCTCAACTTCTTCGCCCACCAGAACGCGGCACAAAACGCCGTGCGGATCTTCAAACAACAAGGCACCGGCGGCGTCTTGCTGTTCAACACCTCCAAGCAGGCGGTGAACCCGGGCCCGAAATTCGGCGCCTACGGCCTGCCCAAAGCCGCAACGCTGTTCCTGTCGCGCCAGTACGCCCTGGAATACGGCCCCCTCGGCATCCGCGCCAACGCCGTCAACGCCGACCGCATCCGCTCAGGGCTTCTCACCGACGAGATGATCGCCAACCGCAGCAAGGCGCGCAGCCTGTCGGAAAAGGACTACATGTCCGGCAATCTGCTGGGCCTGGAAGTCACCGCCGACCATGTGGCGCAGGCATTTTTGCATCATGCGCTGGCGGAGCGCACGACGGGCGATGTGACCACGGTGGACGGCGGGAATATTGCGGCGGCGCTGAGGTAG
- the mtnK gene encoding S-methyl-5-thioribose kinase, translated as MTTTAFEPLTPDTLPARLGSITALTQRIGANASSWSVREVGDGNLNLVFIVQGSNGSVVVKQALPYVRLVGDSWPLPLKRSFFEYHALTRQAARSPGSVPEILHFDQAQALIVMEYLSPHIILRKALIMGRELPRIAEDLGLFTARTLFRGSDLHMSAATRKADLALFADNVDLCDITESLVFTDPYFEAPRNRHTSPQLDALVASLRADRDLKVEAQRMKHLFTANAETLLHGDLHTGSIMVTDEETKVIDPEFAFYGPIAFDIGMLLANYWMSYFSQGGHEQDGSRDSMRAYLLRTTTTTWSVFRCEFARLWRSERNGMLYARSLFEDAGDPLGAEQALDTFLHRVWEDLLGFAGVEIHRRILGLAHNAEFETIEDADLRAACETPALRFGRHIAVNRRHLHSIDEVNALVALIDRENRL; from the coding sequence GTGACGACAACTGCGTTCGAACCGCTCACGCCGGACACACTGCCCGCGCGGCTGGGCAGCATCACCGCGTTGACGCAGCGCATCGGCGCGAACGCCTCATCATGGAGCGTGCGCGAGGTCGGCGACGGCAATCTCAACCTCGTGTTCATCGTCCAGGGATCAAACGGCTCCGTGGTGGTGAAGCAGGCGCTGCCCTATGTGCGCCTGGTCGGCGACAGCTGGCCGCTGCCGCTGAAACGCTCGTTCTTCGAATATCACGCGCTGACGCGCCAGGCGGCCCGCTCGCCGGGCTCGGTGCCCGAGATCCTGCATTTCGACCAGGCGCAGGCGCTGATTGTGATGGAGTACCTCTCGCCGCACATCATCCTGCGCAAGGCGCTGATCATGGGCCGCGAGCTGCCGCGCATCGCCGAGGATCTGGGCCTGTTCACCGCGCGCACGCTGTTTCGCGGCTCCGACCTGCATATGAGCGCGGCGACGCGCAAAGCGGACCTCGCGCTGTTCGCCGACAATGTCGACCTCTGCGACATCACCGAAAGCCTGGTGTTCACCGATCCTTATTTCGAGGCGCCGCGCAACCGCCACACCTCGCCGCAACTCGATGCCCTGGTGGCGAGCCTGCGCGCCGACCGCGACCTCAAGGTCGAGGCCCAGCGCATGAAGCATCTGTTCACGGCCAATGCCGAGACGCTGCTGCACGGCGACCTGCACACCGGCTCCATCATGGTGACCGACGAGGAAACCAAAGTCATCGATCCGGAGTTTGCGTTCTACGGACCGATCGCCTTCGACATCGGCATGCTGCTGGCCAATTACTGGATGTCGTATTTCTCGCAAGGAGGCCATGAGCAAGACGGCTCGCGGGACTCGATGCGCGCTTATCTCTTGCGCACCACCACCACGACATGGTCGGTGTTCCGTTGCGAGTTCGCCCGGCTCTGGCGCTCTGAGCGCAACGGCATGCTGTATGCGCGCAGCCTGTTCGAGGACGCCGGCGACCCGCTTGGCGCCGAGCAGGCGCTGGACACCTTCCTGCACCGTGTGTGGGAAGACCTGCTCGGCTTCGCCGGGGTCGAAATCCACCGCCGCATCCTCGGCCTCGCCCACAATGCCGAGTTCGAGACCATCGAGGATGCCGATTTGCGCGCCGCCTGCGAGACGCCGGCGCTCAGGTTCGGCCGCCATATCGCGGTCAACCGCCGCCATCTCCACAGCATCGACGAGGTCAACGCGCTGGTCGCGCTGATCGACCGGGAGAACCGTTTGTGA
- the mtnA gene encoding S-methyl-5-thioribose-1-phosphate isomerase produces the protein MKVADRHFRTIWLNADGRSIDIIDQRWLPHDFRIATLTTVDEVATAIRDMWVRGAPLIGVTAAYGVAIQMRSDPSERALDAAWDKLHATRPTAINLRWALDAMRSALRPLPAPERAAAAYRLAAGIADEDVMLNREIGENGLALIREIASRKAPGEPVNILTHCNAGWLATVDYGTATAPIYLAVEQGIPVHVYVDETRPRNQGAQLTAWEMAGHGVPHTLIVDNAGGHLMQRGAVDLVIVGTDRVTANGDVCNKIGTYLKALAAHDNGVPFYVALPSPTIDWTISDGMTIPIEERSADEVSLVWGKTASGEITQVRISPDTSPAGNPAFDVTPARLVTGLITERGVAKASTEGLRALFPDRAV, from the coding sequence GTGAAAGTCGCCGACCGTCATTTCCGCACCATCTGGCTGAATGCCGACGGTCGTTCCATCGACATCATCGACCAGCGCTGGCTGCCGCACGATTTCCGCATCGCGACACTGACAACCGTGGACGAGGTCGCCACCGCCATCCGCGACATGTGGGTGCGCGGCGCCCCGCTGATCGGTGTCACCGCCGCCTACGGCGTCGCCATCCAGATGCGGAGCGATCCCTCCGAGCGCGCGCTGGATGCCGCCTGGGACAAGCTCCATGCCACCCGCCCCACCGCCATCAATCTGCGCTGGGCGCTGGACGCGATGCGCTCCGCGTTGCGGCCGTTGCCGGCCCCGGAGCGCGCCGCCGCGGCCTATCGGCTGGCCGCCGGCATCGCCGACGAGGACGTGATGCTGAACCGTGAGATCGGTGAGAACGGCCTCGCTTTGATCCGCGAGATCGCCAGCCGCAAGGCGCCGGGCGAGCCCGTGAACATTTTGACTCACTGCAACGCCGGCTGGCTCGCCACCGTGGATTACGGCACGGCGACGGCGCCGATTTATCTCGCCGTCGAACAGGGCATCCCGGTCCACGTCTATGTGGACGAGACCCGCCCGCGCAACCAGGGCGCCCAGCTCACGGCCTGGGAAATGGCCGGCCACGGTGTGCCGCACACTCTGATCGTGGACAATGCCGGCGGCCATCTGATGCAGCGCGGCGCGGTCGACCTGGTGATTGTCGGCACCGACCGCGTCACGGCCAATGGCGACGTCTGCAACAAGATCGGAACCTACCTCAAGGCGCTGGCTGCCCACGACAACGGCGTGCCGTTTTATGTGGCGCTGCCCTCGCCGACCATCGACTGGACCATCTCCGACGGAATGACCATCCCGATCGAGGAACGCTCGGCCGACGAGGTGTCGCTGGTCTGGGGCAAGACCGCGTCGGGCGAAATCACCCAGGTGCGGATCTCGCCGGACACCTCGCCCGCGGGCAACCCGGCCTTCGATGTCACCCCCGCCCGCCTCGTCACTGGTCTGATCACCGAACGGGGCGTGGCCAAGGCCTCGACCGAGGGCCTGCGCGCACTGTTCCCGGACCGGGCCGTCTGA